A window of the Haloquadratum walsbyi C23 genome harbors these coding sequences:
- a CDS encoding Lrp/AsnC family transcriptional regulator, whose product MTYRPDEIDRRILYYLGANARDTSAPMIAEEVDVTPATVRNRISQLEESGIIRGYHTDINYEQSNGKVTTQFTCTAPVGKRSTFADKAAATPGIIHVRELLAGQDNLVITAVGEDTNDINRIAHQLSAAGLSIQREDIVIDETFQPYHRFAPEEDRAPSAVTDFQAVAGGGELVEFTVSETAGIAGMTLADAHREGLLPEKVLVVGIERDGSHITPNSDAEIEPGDLVSVFSPEALPEQLVTAFDSDTRSASEQV is encoded by the coding sequence GTGACCTATCGACCCGACGAGATCGATCGGCGGATCCTCTATTATCTTGGGGCGAACGCAAGAGACACGTCCGCACCAATGATTGCCGAAGAGGTAGATGTCACCCCAGCAACAGTCCGTAATCGTATCAGTCAGCTGGAAGAAAGTGGAATTATCCGTGGCTATCACACCGATATCAATTATGAGCAGTCAAACGGAAAGGTAACCACACAATTCACCTGCACCGCTCCCGTCGGAAAGCGATCGACGTTTGCCGACAAAGCAGCAGCAACCCCAGGAATCATTCATGTGCGGGAACTCCTCGCTGGACAGGATAATCTTGTAATCACCGCTGTCGGCGAGGATACAAATGATATCAATCGTATCGCTCACCAGTTATCGGCTGCCGGATTGAGTATCCAGCGTGAGGATATCGTTATTGATGAGACATTTCAACCGTATCATCGATTCGCTCCTGAGGAGGATCGTGCTCCATCTGCGGTTACTGATTTCCAAGCTGTCGCAGGTGGCGGTGAGCTTGTTGAATTCACCGTTTCAGAAACCGCTGGTATTGCTGGAATGACCCTTGCAGACGCTCACCGCGAAGGACTACTACCAGAGAAAGTCCTCGTCGTGGGGATTGAGCGTGATGGATCTCATATCACGCCGAATAGTGATGCAGAGATTGAGCCGGGGGACCTAGTCTCAGTGTTTTCACCTGAGGCGCTTCCGGAACAACTTGTCACTGCTTTCGACAGCGATACACGATCCGCTTCCGAGCAGGTCTAA
- a CDS encoding acyl-CoA thioesterase codes for MAVSVLDSYVESTERIQPDQANNDGNIHGGETVRLMDELAAIAAMTIAGTTCVTAHIGSVDFQHPIPVGDVAKLSAYVYETGNRSLGVRVTVESRNPRDTEAMPATSACFTMVAVNENEDDNDSVALPSIVPQTDRGEHLVETVPC; via the coding sequence GTGGCAGTTTCAGTGCTTGATTCATACGTAGAATCGACAGAACGGATCCAGCCGGACCAAGCGAACAACGATGGAAATATACATGGTGGAGAGACGGTTCGGTTAATGGACGAATTAGCAGCAATTGCGGCGATGACTATCGCGGGGACAACTTGCGTCACAGCTCACATTGGGAGCGTTGACTTCCAGCATCCAATCCCCGTCGGTGACGTTGCGAAACTGTCGGCATATGTGTATGAGACCGGCAACAGAAGTCTTGGAGTTCGAGTCACCGTCGAGAGTCGTAATCCGCGCGATACAGAAGCCATGCCAGCGACATCAGCCTGTTTCACGATGGTCGCAGTTAACGAGAACGAAGATGACAATGACTCGGTTGCGCTCCCATCGATCGTCCCGCAAACTGACCGTGGTGAGCATCTTGTCGAGACTGTCCCCTGCTGA
- a CDS encoding DUF3891 family protein, with amino-acid sequence MIITESSSGYRFITQHEHSKIAGRCAMRWGNDDFESLDPKGSLVTAAFLHDIGWQEFDQQPRLKSDKKTGNPTPVNFHELSPQTWIDMYEQGIDAIAAIDPYAGLVVSLHGVGLQNRRYGLTPEWSNPRSEFDGFIQREQKRQRQLMEQISEQDGFNMSSKDRTTLKQLQEDAHNPEQYEGQLWCNYKLLQIWDTLSHILCATTNPTGETSIENVPVSTSTDITISIHSETANTYRIVPYPFQTDPLLVSVTGRTVSEQTVKSGETSAVAREYFLNTDEVEFRIHS; translated from the coding sequence ATGATTATTACAGAGTCATCCAGCGGGTACCGGTTTATTACCCAACATGAACACAGCAAAATAGCGGGGAGATGCGCCATGCGTTGGGGTAATGATGACTTTGAGTCATTAGATCCAAAGGGCTCACTAGTTACAGCGGCATTTCTGCATGATATTGGATGGCAGGAGTTCGATCAGCAACCACGTCTCAAAAGTGATAAGAAAACAGGGAATCCCACGCCAGTCAATTTTCATGAGCTATCACCACAAACGTGGATTGATATGTATGAGCAAGGGATAGATGCAATTGCCGCTATCGATCCCTATGCAGGGTTAGTGGTGTCATTACATGGGGTCGGATTACAGAATAGACGATATGGGCTTACCCCGGAATGGAGTAATCCACGTTCAGAATTTGATGGATTTATTCAAAGAGAACAGAAGCGTCAACGCCAGTTGATGGAGCAGATATCAGAGCAAGACGGTTTTAACATGAGCTCCAAGGATAGAACAACGCTCAAACAACTTCAGGAGGACGCTCATAATCCAGAACAATATGAGGGACAACTCTGGTGTAATTATAAATTACTCCAAATATGGGATACACTATCCCACATACTGTGTGCAACGACCAATCCAACAGGAGAGACATCAATCGAGAATGTTCCGGTCTCAACGAGCACTGATATCACCATTTCAATCCACTCAGAAACGGCGAACACATATCGAATTGTTCCCTACCCGTTTCAAACCGACCCATTACTCGTCTCAGTAACTGGACGAACAGTCTCTGAGCAAACGGTCAAATCAGGAGAGACCTCAGCAGTTGCACGCGAATACTTTTTGAACACGGACGAAGTCGAGTTTCGAATACATTCCTGA
- the trxA gene encoding thioredoxin, whose amino-acid sequence MTVKLLDFYADWCGPCKTQDPILDELESDYNEVAFEKIDVDSKQDIANQYEVRSLPTVVIENDDGVVDRFIGVTQREDIETAIQQAL is encoded by the coding sequence ATGACTGTCAAGTTACTTGATTTCTATGCTGACTGGTGTGGTCCATGTAAAACGCAGGATCCAATTCTTGATGAACTTGAATCCGATTACAATGAAGTTGCATTCGAAAAAATAGACGTTGATAGTAAACAAGATATTGCGAATCAATATGAGGTTCGTTCACTCCCAACAGTTGTGATAGAGAATGATGACGGGGTTGTTGACCGATTTATTGGGGTTACTCAACGTGAAGACATTGAGACGGCAATCCAGCAAGCACTCTGA
- a CDS encoding 50S ribosomal protein L40e: MARNEAAIKRTLEKQICMRCNARNPQRASECRKCGYSNLRPKSKERRAA; this comes from the coding sequence ATGGCAAGGAATGAAGCTGCAATAAAACGAACGCTCGAAAAGCAAATTTGTATGCGCTGTAATGCACGGAATCCACAACGTGCGAGTGAATGTCGTAAATGTGGGTATAGCAATCTCCGTCCAAAGTCAAAAGAACGAAGAGCTGCGTAA